The Amphiura filiformis chromosome 12, Afil_fr2py, whole genome shotgun sequence genome includes a region encoding these proteins:
- the LOC140165329 gene encoding transcription initiation factor TFIID subunit 8-like produces the protein MTSTENSTLAAAHRKALVVSIGALCSELGFGSATESCVETLTEILQSYITELGRSARTYCELSGRTVPMVTDVSMAVVEMGVDVSALKTYAKRLSRSRIPHQDRARQPMNNNTLQVGEKNKHPTHIPEHLPPFPDPHTYIKTATFKEQETDYRVIREKASSQKRDVERALTRFIAKTGDTQTLFPGDSNLFPLIACTPSPLPYLDALMPPEHEMAERRQRRSHQLRLEQKQSSEETPEKNTVEESPSLPKPPGSPGASRSKSELKELKSSNPYLRKVKKPKGKRKKSFNY, from the exons ATGACATCAACTGAAAACTCCACACTGGCAGCTGCCCACCGCAAAGCATTGGTAGTCTCCATCGGAGCTCTGTGTAGTGAGTTAGGATTTGGTTCAGCTACTGAATCCTGTGTAGAAACCTTAACAGAAATTTTACAAAGCT ATATCACAGAACTAGGACGTAGCGCCAGGACCTACTGTGAGCTATCAGGTCGTACTGTCCCCATGGTAACGGATGTATCTATGGCAGTTGTTGAGATGGGTGTGGATGTCTCGGCACTGAAAACCTACGCTAAACGCTTATCAAGATCGCGTATTCCTCACC AAGACAGAGCCAGACAACCTATGAATAATAACACACTACAAGTAGGGGAGAAGAACAAGCACCCAACACATATACCAGAACATCTACCACCGTTTCCAGATCCACACACCTACATCAAAACAGCT ACATTCAAAGAACAAGAGACGGATTACCGTGTAATCAGAGAAAAAGCGTCATCACAGAAGAGAGATGTGGAGAGGGCGCTCACAAGATTCATTGCAAAGACTGGCGACACACAGACTCTGTTTCCAGGAGATAGTAACCTCTTCCCAT TGATAGCATGCACACCGTCCCCACTTCCTTACCTCGATGCTCTCATGCCACCAGAGCATGAAATGGCAGAGCGAAGACAGCGACGAAGTCACCAGCTAAGACTGGAACAGAAGCAATCAAGCGAAGAAACACCGGAAAAGAACACTGTAGAAGAGAGTCCATCGTTACCAAAGCCACCTGGCTCACCTGGTGCTAGTAGATCTAAATCTGAACTCAAAGAACTGAAATCTAGCAATCCATACTTGAGGAAAGTGAAGAAGCCAAAGGGTAAACGAAAAAAGTCGTTTAACTACTAA